From a single Stomoxys calcitrans chromosome 4, idStoCalc2.1, whole genome shotgun sequence genomic region:
- the LOC131996764 gene encoding putative nuclease HARBI1 gives MPAGMFLALLASRKEAFYLERVKRRKLRDAFDPTDIPDSCFIALYRLNREAFSDVLREVGPYIKKGSIPVKLQLAATLRHLAVGSFQGVIANDLNIGIARTTMCKLLWQVIKVLEDKLCPKWINLEMSENEMQSSKMHFYEKFGLPGVIGCVDGTHIRIIKPPLDASLYYNRKGYFSINAMIICDYQMRIRAIEAGRPGSSHDSFIWNLSEAKIFFTSQRRNGMRNSWLLGDSGYPLESFLMTPFKDPQPGTHQHRFNIAHTSARNIVERTIGNLKSRFRCLQNSAIQYVPQKVVKLVNVCCALHNICKHYNLRYEDILVDNEPPDQEDDIYSEENDDLPNSAESRTIRDNIALSLS, from the exons atgcCTGCAGGCATGTTTTTGGCTTTGTTAGCTTCTAGAAAAGAAGCATTTTATTTGGAACGTGTTAAACGTCGTAAGTTAAGGGATGCTTTTGATCCTACCGATATCCCAGATAGTTG CTTCATTGCTCTGTATAGACTAAACAGGGAAGCATTTTCAGATGTTTTGAGAGAAGTTGGTccatatataaaaaaaggaaGCATTCCAGTTAAGCTTCAATTGGCGGCTACCCTAAGACATCTTGCAGTGGGCAGTTTTCAGGGAGTCATTGCAAACGACTTGAACATCGGTATTGCACGTACAACAATGTGCAAACTATTGTGGCAAGTTATAAAAGTGCTTGAAGACAAATTATgtccaaaatggataaatcTCGAAATGTCCGAAAATGAAATGCAATCGTCAAAGATGCACTTTTACGAAAAGTTCGGATTGCCTGGGGTGATAGGTTGCGTTGATGGCACACACATTAGGATAATTAAACCACCCTTGGATGCATCTCTCTACTACAACAGGAAGGGATATTTTAGCATTAATGCAATGATT attTGTGACTACCAAATGAGAATTCGTGCTATAGAGGCTGGTAGGCCAGGATCTTCTCATGATTCATTTATTTGGAATTTAAgtgaagccaaaattttcttcACATCCCAAAGAAGGAATGGAATGCGAAACAGTTGGCTTCTAGGGGATAGTGGTTACCCACTTGAATCATTTCTCATGACTCCATTCAAAGATCCTCAACCTGGAACTCACCAGCACCGTTTTAATATTGCGCATACCTCAGCTAGGAATATAGTTGAAAGAACTATCGGCAATCTCAAGAGCAGATTTAGATGCTTACAAAACAGTGCGATTCAATATGTTCCGCAGAAGGTAGTTAAACTTGTCAACGTTTGTTGCGCATTGCACAACATTTGCAAGCACTACAATTTACGATATGAAGATATTCTTGTTGATAACGAACCCCCAGACCAAGAAGATGATATATATTCTGAGGAGAACGATGACTTGCCAAATAGCGCCGAAAGCCGAACAATTAGAGATAACATTGCATTATCACTCTCATAA
- the LOC131996765 gene encoding uncharacterized protein LOC131996765, with translation MIKQNKTKFITLPPRNMGKHKNNNQDNILLDFMRNHQDIAKGFVKGDKVVVEDLWKELSGQLNAAGPPTKDVSNWKKTWIDLKCNIRKKLAHNKIETRTTGGGQFNQYVLARIEEEIAVICGLHKVVDGIKPANNFGAQKLMSGANKENLEINTISQQEIPSEMEEIDEVFEASTPSTSKRRRVVPDINSIVEEENQHLDRIGNVLSELVKLKETVSNDLKKVCETLTSIESIKREELHEMKRHNIQLERSLVTKNEIKIKFLELEKLKLGLGED, from the exons atgataaaacaaaacaaaacaaaattcattacATTGCCGCCAAGAAACAT gggaaaacacaaaaacaacaaccaagacaacattttgctggATTTCATGAGAAATCATCAAGACATTGCCAAAGGGTTTGTTAAAGGGGACAAGGTTGTGGTGGAAGATCTGTGGAAGGAATTAAGCGGACAACTTAATGCGGCAGGTCCTCCAACTAAAGATGTATCTAATTGGAAAAAG acttggattgacttaaaatgcaaTATAAGGAAGAAGTTGGCTCACAATAAAATAGAAACGCGTACTACTGGAGGCGGCCAATTTAACCAGTATGTGCTTGCACGCATAGAAGAAGAGATAGCAGTTATTTGTGGCCTACACAAAGTGGTCGATGGTATAAAACCTGCTAATAATTTTGGGGCTCAAAAATTGATGTCGGGTGCGAATAAAGAAAACTTGGAAATAAATACTATTAGTCAACAAGAAATACCATCAGAAATGGAAGAAATTGATGAAGTTTTTGAAGCATCAACTCCCTCAACTTCAAAGCGTAGGCGTGTTGTTCCCGACATTAATTCCATCGTCGAAGAAGAAAACCAACATCTAGATAGAATCGGAAATGTGTTAAGTGAATTGGTGAAACTCAAGGAAACGGTgtcaaatgatttaaaaaaagtttgtgaAACTTTGACTTCAATAGAATCTATTAAAAGAGAAGAGCTCCACGAAATGAAACGCCACAACATTCAATTAGAGCGAAGTCTAGTCACCAAAAAtgagatcaaaataaaatttctggaGCTAGAAAAGCTAAAGCTTGGTCTTGGTGAAGACTAA